One window of the Zea mays cultivar B73 chromosome 3, Zm-B73-REFERENCE-NAM-5.0, whole genome shotgun sequence genome contains the following:
- the LOC100502303 gene encoding uncharacterized protein isoform X32, protein MDLAGMKRRELQALCKRHGLPAGGTNADLVGRLDAVLSGPAVVEEEVAGVPARKGCLKQTGGGATEAKKVTFGAEVGKARRLRSRVIWSPVVAKTRGKSARAGTDSAAEDGISADVGADVPVRRSRRNSFNPAEAEEAGEAVAVDRKPKRKNQENDEGVAVIAQARVTRRSNLEWSATVLPPAVEKKRGRQNAAESDVQKSALVEVTARTTRSRSIVPVVVPPTVVENKRRKTGDPQTTVELTMLSDVPRSDFPATRSLRNKIVHVNNSVVDETHTTRQLENKMRPSTRRHQQVASSPEDKGQKIPATSKSPLLRWSRRNYSEANSANSVNIKLAKDSSTAQPLAHHNSHSEDLEKQPAVKEPIKRSTRKSIALAALEKEKDVIEGKNPEAHVRRSTRKSVVQVKDTKSIVEETQYANSEDVAKQPATKGPARGLRRKSVITELHEKEKSLIAEKNMETDEAILTRKPVIPVKNIKAVGEGIQIGKGKDVDKQFVVKQPTRRSSRKSVLPDMLENNSGLLAPKMNAEMNVRRSTRKSVLPDMHNEKQDHHKMARNENLQSGKYQDGEKQQKVKDSIRQSRRSIATVLLEGQNNDEGKKFKNPTRRTTHKSHALNAVEEVSMDHIEVGEEGLKLRKRSRFLLEISSSANVSWKHQNAQISNEKDNTEGSQQASNCTTSKRRSSKKRRTTAPEEVMPFKVANDDIVIMEETKDTLEYNNESSSKVQEICQVNAAREEFSSGPLLVTVAPSDEICTVQSVAVVIPGSESGDDANQSSDKSKQPQEHSVTQTVDDHLSETRSGKLDQSTCITGLVSDNCVVSEDKTLMSEDREEQSPVSGEQRVSLEANANEPEEKNLANVTSTDLHTKSLQHDIDRIAKETDKEHEEKYAVSPIAVEKSFRQEASAIESAGKPLTVIFSNDLHTKHLQHDCDVLIKETGEEVLAQENCNDQPVPAQTDLEIKLNDELADPDVLAQENCNDQPVPANEPEEKNLANVISTDLHTKTLQHDNDRIAEETDKDHEEQSNVFGERRVSLEANANEPEEKNLANVISTDLHTKTLQHDNDRIAEETDKDHEEQSNVSGERRVSLEANANEPEEKNLANVISTDLHTKTLQHDNDRIAEETDKDVSSLVFPIEEHEEKYAVSPIAVEKSVSREASACESAGKPLTVIFSNDLHTKHLQHDCDVLIKETGEDVLAQENCNDQPVPAQTDLEMKLNDELADPEVLAQENCNDQPVLAQTDLETKLNDELADLAMESGCSITERNEGLVAHNLDQEGFLEATPECKQECGLPEETVISSKETGSLLCADQSPIGLESLFSQESIVESVGHCALASATTHTENGFDDSKDCHNKSALENVHVPEPCSHNDTKGGIFKNVDCMHTSQRDDRMEGVPEANTDEEHVLSAFLLDANHLNVVINSEEVVCEGEDSKELLHSEDCKASSEKTDVNDGNVYGISDAVVRCALHAPADDNYEIFLGPNTDVPRQVYNDGCSDVKEDRFASKPWTIDIIEDASVKERSNLKDWQLDSKLEGTEIVESGLYFNKDIGNILHSGSIGEITPSGSGLSKDSSVDYRGEVLDGFSMEASLERSSTRGEQNGCRLDAIENPSITLATSGYKHEGALSEEAVYTKKNYAGTCLSNPRELIMELQSHFSKENINESDPHDSLVFPTAENSADEQLVKVHHGSNLSQLGLTDLLDGPIGCSNTDVLCQCDNHKNQSNEDKVEEVEAVSAAKYIESEVVLLPSQERSNLNNEQLNTKLESPNIMGSCLNCDNDVCNTSDNGSVFVIGKRTPSASGLPEDYPKDSDLQQPVLDSFSVVSSFQDNISGKKTVSGVAGSEILSLSLATPDYKHEDGFSEEAVCRTKNYTGTSSVDPRHLDMEGHSIYSEGGTEKSNLQDNLAFLSAESGKDEPIICHVEKLVDAHASSDTYQGPCQDLGRHEEQESCMSIPMQAKESGGVLRSSHTKGSVTAAQIDLAGDAHLIVSDNAAAKQVFSEEKEETKSISSSDIDILHEKSYSSGHDDHAACAAETQFYHPQKASISDGLHLGPSSLQVESLDALDSDILYVNTGVLEQHHKEGYYEPSVYQITSGICTMSEAEPFEVLETGKDVKTPSKLDEQLNPGLDGDEAEKHSLDCGTDTSPVMSKRTLSSPGSGPCQQYVNESTTSTQSTDNHPNDLPAPRSPEQSACFQNDNDSGSVGICQSSRRRGIDELCGKLQSFKVSSAVKGSYVAMGAPRPKPGDSTSRSAAALLRNIENTTAVKAGRPPVKPNADGKDSSRRALQPISGRPDSR, encoded by the exons TCATATGGTCGCCGGTCGTTGCCAAGACAAGGGGGAAGTCTGCTCGAGCCGGTACTGATTCTGCTGCTGAAGACGGTATTTCTGCAGATGTGGGCGCTGATGTCCCAGTGAGGCGGTCCAGGAGGAATTCGTTCAATCCTGCCGAGGCTGAGGAAGCAGGAGAGGCTGTTGCTGTTGACAGGAAGCCCAAGCGCAAGAATCAGGAGAATGACGAGGGCGTTGCTGTTATCGCTCAGGCTAGAGTTACGAGAAGGTCAAATTTGGAGTGGTCTGCTACTGTATTGCCTCCTGCTGTTGAGAAGAAGAGAGGGAGGCAGAATGCAGCTGAGTCTGATGTGCAGAAGTCCGCTCTGGTGGAAGTAACAGCTAGGACTACAAGGTCTCGCTCAATCGTACCTGTTGTGGTGCCACCCACTGTGGTTGAGAACAAGAGGAGGAAGACTGGAGATCCACAAACAACTGTAGAGTTGACTATGCTTTCAGATGTGCCCAGAAGTGATTTTCCTGCCACCAGGTCTTTAAGGAACAAAATTGTCCACGTTAACAACAGCGTCGTGGACGAAACTCACACTACCAGGCAGTTGGAAAACAAGATGCGTCCGTCTACTCGTAGGCATCAACAGGTTGCATCTTCTCCGGAGGATAAAGGTCAAAAAATTCCTGCTACCAGTAAGTCCCCTCTACTGAGGTGGTCACGGAGAAACTATTCTGAGGCCAATAGTGCAAATTCAGTAAACATCAAATTGGCCAAAGACTCGAGCACAGCTCAGCCATTGGCACACCATAATTCTCATTCTGAAGATTTGGAGAAACAACCAGCAGTTAAAGAACCAATTAAACGGTCAACACGTAAATCTATTGCTTTGGCTGCACTTGAGAAAGAGAAGGATGTAATTGAAGGAAAGAACCCTGAAGCACATGTTAGGCGATCAACGAGGAAATCAGTTGTGCAGGTTAAAGATACCAAAAGTATTGTTGAAGAGACTCAATATGCTAACAGTGAAGATGTGGCGAAGCAACCAGCAACTAAAGGACCTGCTAGGGGGCTGAGACGTAAATCTGTTATCACAGAATTGCATGAGAAAGAGAAGAGTCTCATTGCCGAAAAGAACATGGAAACAGATGAAGCGATATTAACGCGGAAGCCTGTAATCCCAGTTAaaaatattaaagctgttggtgaAGGAATTCAAATTGGTAAGGGCAAAGATGTGGATAAACAATTTGTTGTGAAGCAACCTACTAGGCGATCATCGCGCAAATCTGTGCTGCCTGATATGCTTGAGAATAATAGTGGACTTCTAGCACCCAAAATGAATGCTGAGATGAATGTTAGGAGATCAACACGGAAGTCTGTTCTTCCTGACATGCATAATGAGAAGCAAGATCACCATAAAATGGCTAGAAATGAGAACTTGCAAAGTGGTAAATATCAAGATGGTGAGAAGCAACAGAAAGTAAAAGATTCTATTAGGCAATCAAGGAGATCTATCGCTACAGTGCTACTTGAGGGACAAAATAATGATGAAGGAAAAAAGTTCAAAAATCCTACGAGGAGGACAACACACAAATCTCATGCCCTTAATGCAGTTGAAGAGGTCAGCATGGATCACATTGAAGTTGGTGAAGAAGGCTTGAAATTGAGGAAGCGCAGTAGGTTTTTGCTGGAAATATCATCTTCAGCTAATGTTTCCTGGAAGCATCAGAATGCACAGATCTCTAATGAAAAAGATAACACAGAAGGATCGCAGCAGGCATCAAATTGCACAACTTCAAAGAGAAGGTCTTCAAAGAAGAGACGAACAACTGCTCCAGAAGAAGTGATGCCTTTCAAGGTGGCAAATGATGACATAGTTATCATGGAAGAAACAAAGGACACACTTGAATATAATAATGAGTCTAGTAGTAAAGTTCAAGAAATTTGTCAGGTTAATGCTGCAAGAGAAGAGTTCTCTTCAGGTCCATTGCTTGTAACAGTAGCTCCTAGTGACGAAATTTGCACAGTGCAGAGTGTAGCTGTGGTGATACCTGGGTCAGAATCTGGTGACGATGCAAATCAAAGTTCTGATAAGAGTAAGCAACCTCAGGAACATTCTGTCACTCAAACTGTTGATGACCATTTATCTGAAACAAGAAGTGGGAAATTAGATCAATCAACATGCATCACAGGATTAGTCTCTGACAATTGTGTTGTCTCAGAGGACAAAACATTGATGAGTGAAG ACCGTGAAGAGCAAAGCCCTGTGTCCGGAGAACAGAGAGTTAGCTTGGAAGCAAATGCCAATGAGCCTGAGGAAAAGAACCTAGCTAACGTCACATCAACTGATCTCCACACCAAAAGTCTGCAGCATGATATTGACAGAATAGCTAAAGAGACTGATAAAG AGCATGAAGAAAAATATGCAGTTAGCCCTATAGCCGTTGAAAAGAGCTTCCGTCAGGAAGCAAGTGCAATTGAATCTGCAGGAAAACCCCTAACTGTCATCTTTTCTAACGATCTCCACACCAAACATCTGCAACATGATTGTGATGTGCTAATTAAGGAGACTGGTGAAG AAGTTTTAGCTCAGGAGAATTGTAATGACCAGCCTGTTCCTGCCCAGACCGACCTAGAAATTAAGTTAAATGATGAACTTGCTGATCCGG ATGTTTTAGCTCAGGAGAATTGTAATGACCAGCCTGTTCCTGCCAACGAGCCTGAGGAAAAGAACCTAGCTAACGTCATATCAACTGATCTCCACACCAAAACTCTGCAGCATGATAATGACAGAATAGCTGAAGAGACTGATAAAG ACCATGAAGAGCAAAGCAATGTGTTCGGAGAACGGAGAGTTAGCTTGGAAGCAAATGCCAACGAGCCTGAGGAAAAGAACCTAGCTAACGTCATATCAACTGATCTCCACACCAAAACTCTGCAGCATGATAATGACAGAATAGCTGAAGAGACTGATAAAG ACCATGAAGAGCAAAGCAATGTGTCCGGAGAACGGAGAGTTAGCTTGGAAGCAAATGCCAACGAGCCTGAGGAAAAGAACCTAGCTAACGTCATATCAACTGATCTCCACACCAAAACTCTGCAGCATGATAATGACAGAATAGCTGAAGAGACTGATAAAG ATGTTTCGTCTTTGGTTTTCCCTATTGAAGAGCATGAAGAAAAATATGCAGTGAGCCCTATAGCTGTTGAAAAGAGCGTCAGTCGGGAAGCCAGTGCATGTGAATCTGCAGGAAAACCCCTAACTGTCATCTTTTCTAACGATCTCCACACCAAACATCTGCAACATGATTGTGATGTGCTAATTAAGGAGACTGGTGAAG ATGTTTTAGCTCAGGAGAATTGTAATGACCAGCCTGTTCCGGCCCAGACTGACCTAGAAATGAAGTTAAACGATGAACTTGCTGATCCGG AAGTTTTAGCTCAGGAGAATTGTAATGACCAGCCTGTTCTTGCTCAGACTGACCTAGAAACTAAGTTAAACGATGAACTTGCTGATCTGGCTATGGAATCAGGTTGTAGCATTACTGAAAGGAATGAAGGGCTTGTTGCTCATAATCTTGATCAAGAAG GTTTCCTTGAAGCAACACCAGAGTGCAAACAGGAATGTGGTTTGCCTGAGGAGACAGTAATTTCCTCAAAAGAAACAGGATCTCTGCTGTGTGCAGATCAATCACCAATTGGTCTGGAATCTTTATTTTCGCAAGAAAGCATAGTTGAATCAGTGGGGCATTGTGCACTTGCTTCAGCAACAACTCATACCGAAAATGGCTTTGATGATTCAAAAGATTGCCATAACAAGTCTGCACTTGAAAATGTTCATGTGCCAGAACCTTGTTCACACAATGATACTAAAGGAGGCATTTTTAAAAATGTTGATTGTATGCATACATCCCAGCGAGATGATAGAATGGAAG gagtaccagaggctaacactgaTGAAGAACATGTTCTGTCAGCCTTTTTGCTGGATGCAAATCACCTAAACGT AGTCATTAATTCTGAAGAAGTGGTTTGTGAGGGTGAAGATAGTAAGGAGCTTCTCCATTCGGAAGACTGTAAAGCTTCATCCGAGAAAACAGATGTGAATG ATGGCAATGTATATGGTATTAGTGATGCTGTAGTGAGATGTGCACTGCATGCTCCAGCCGATGATAATTATGAGATTTTTTTGGGTCCCAATACTGATGTACCACGTCAGGTTTATAATGACGGATGCAGTGATGTCAAAGAAGATCGATTTGCTTCCAAACCCTGGACAATTGATATTATTGAGGATGCCTCTGTCAAAGAAAGATCAAATTTAAAAGATTGGCAACTTGATTCCAAGTTGGAGGGCACAGAAATAGTGGAATCTGGCCTTTACTTCAATAAGGATATTGGTAACATTTTACATAGTGGATCTATTGGTGAAATAACTCCATCTGGTTCTGGTTTATCAAAAGATTCATCTGTGGACTATAGAGGGGAGGTTTTAGATGGCTTCTCAATGGAAGCATCTCTTGAAAGGTCTTCTACACGTGGGGAACAAAATGGTTGTAGACTAG ATGCTATTGAGAATCCTTCAATTACTTTAGCAACTTCTGGTTATAAGCATGAAGGTGCTTTATCTGAGGAAGCAGTGTACACAAAGAAGAATTACGCTGGAACATGCTTGTCAAATCCCAGGGAATTAATCATGGAGCTGCAATCCCATTTCTCAAAGGAAAACATAAATGAATCTGATCCTCATGACAGCCTTGTATTCCCAACTGCTGAAAATTCAGCAGATGAACAGCTGGTTAAAGTACACCATGGTTCTAATCTGTCTCAGTTAGGATTAACTGATCTGTTGGATGGACCAATTGGGTGTTCCAATACCGACGTGTTGTGCCAGTGTGACAATcataaaaatcaatccaatgaggACAAGGTAGAGGAAGTTGAGGCGGTGTCTGCTGCTAAATACATAGAAAGTGAAGTTGTGCTGCTCCCATCTCAAGAGAGATCAAATTTGAATAATGAGCAGCTTAACACCAAGTTGGAAAGCCCAAACATTATGGGATCTTGCCTTAACTGTGATAACGATGTTTGTAATACTTCGGACAATGGATCTGTTTTTGTCATTGGTAAAAGAACTCCATCTGCTTCTGGCTTACCAGAAGATTATCCTAAGGATAGTGACTTGCAACAACCGGTTTTAGATAGCTTCTCAGTGGTTTCATCTTTTCAAGACAATATATCTGGGAAGAAAACTGTTTCTGGTGTAGCAG GCAGTGAGATTCTTTCTTTAAGTTTAGCAACTCCTGATTATAAACATGAAGATGGTTTCTCTGAGGAAGCAGTATGCAGAACAAAGAATTATACTGGAACTTCCTCGGTAGATCCGAGGCATTTAGACATGGAGGGGCACTCTATTTACTCTGAGGGAGGTACTGAAAAATCTAATCTGCAAGATAATCTTGCATTTCTAAGCGCTGAGAGTGGAAAAGATGAACCTATTATTTGCCATGTTGAGAAACTGGTTGACGCACATGCTTCTTCAGATACATACCAAGGTCCTTGTCAAGATCTAGGCAGACATGAAGAACAAGAGAGCTGCATGTCTATTCCTATGCAAGCCAAAGAAAGTGGAG GGGTTTTGAGGTCTAGCCACACGAAAGGGTCAGTTACAGCAGCCCAAATTGATTTGGCAGGTGATGCCCATCTTATTGTGAG TGATAATGCTGCTGCCAAGCAAGTGTTTAGTGAGGAGAAAGAGGAAACaaaatctatctcttcttcagatattgATATCCTTCATGAAAAATCATACTCCAGTGGACACG ATGACCATGCTGCTTGTGCTGCCGAAACTCAGTTCTACCATCCACAGAAAGCATCTATATCTGATGGACTACATTTGGGTCCTAGTTCTTTGCAAGTAGAATCACTGGATGCTTTGGATAGCGATATACTGTATGTTAACACAGGAGTTCTCGAGCAGCATCATAAAGAGGGTTACTATGAACCCAGTGTCTACCAAATCACTTCAGGCATTTGCACAATGTCTGAAGCTGAACCATTCGAAGTTTTAGAAACTGGAAAAGATGTAAAAACGCCATCTAAGCTAGATGAGCAACTTAATCCTGGGTTGGACGGAGATGAAGCTGAGAAACACAGCTTAGACTGTGGTACAGACACCAGTCCTGTGATGAGCAAGAGAACCCTTTCTTCACCAGGATCAG GACCATGCCAGCAGTATGTAAATGAAAGCACCACCAGTACACAGTCGACTGATAATCACCCAAACGACCTACCCGCTCCGAGATCTCCTGAACAATCCGCGTGTTTTCAGAATGACAACGATTCGGGTTCAGTAG GCATTTGTCAAAGCAGCAGGCGAAGAGGTATAGATGAACTTTGCGGTAAGCTGCAGAGTTTCAAAGTTTCCAGCGCCGTAAAAGGAAGCTACGTAGCTATGGGTGCACCTCGTCCGAAGCCTGGGGACAGCACGAGCCGATCTGCAGCCGCGCTGCTCAGGAACATAGAGAACACAACTGCTGTTAAAGCTGGCCGTCCTCCTGTCAAGCCAAACGCCGATGGTAAGGACTCGTCTAGGCGAGCCCTGCAGCCCATAAGCGGAAGGCCTGACAGTAGGTAG